A genomic stretch from marine bacterium B5-7 includes:
- the recG_1 gene encoding ATP-dependent DNA helicase RecG codes for MITLSDDCTALKGVGPRLAERLAKLGIHTLKDMLFHLPYHYQDRTRITPIRHCRLDTSAVIEGIVQSSKVQFGKRRSLLVYLADKTGAITLRFFHFNSAQQKQLAEGSRLKCFGHIKWYNGLEMVHPEYQVVDEESLLPVETHLTPVYHSTEQLHQQTWRKLIPQILQTLTADPMPEYLPRALCDSLKLPSINEALQYAHSPPPDADVDSLEEGTHPTQQRLAIEELVAHQIVLRQLRLQKQKQKAPVFKASDTKISQFMQQLPFTLTGAQQRVVHSIVCDITQGVPMQRLVQGDVGSGKTVVAAIAMLHAVMSGYQCAFMAPTEVLANQHAKKLGEWFTALDIPVTLLTSQLNAEDKRQALAAIADGSTAVAIGTHALIQEAVDFHRLGLVIIDEQHRFGVHQRLSLQQKGADGALLPHQLIMTATPIPRTLTMTAYADLDVSIIDELPPGRTPINTAVVSNQRRDEIIEKIQSICDTGQQVYWVCPLIETSEHLQCEAAEDTQQALQKLLPHLNIALMHGRMKSREKSAVMENFKDKKTHVLVATTVIEVGIDVPNATLMIIENAERLGLAQLHQLRGRVGRGSQASHCVLLYQSPLSNIAKQRLDIMRTNTDGFVIAQADLDIRGPGEILGTRQTGAMQFKVADFIRDQALLPDVRAAADTLIRDYPEQAQALVGAWIAEKAAYQQV; via the coding sequence ATGATCACGCTATCAGATGACTGCACCGCCCTAAAAGGCGTGGGTCCTCGTTTAGCAGAACGTCTAGCCAAACTGGGTATTCACACTCTCAAAGATATGTTGTTTCACCTCCCCTATCATTATCAAGATCGTACACGCATTACCCCTATTCGACATTGCCGACTCGATACGAGTGCTGTTATCGAGGGAATCGTGCAATCAAGTAAAGTGCAGTTTGGCAAACGACGCTCTCTATTGGTTTATCTTGCGGATAAAACCGGGGCGATTACACTGCGTTTCTTTCATTTTAATTCGGCACAACAAAAACAATTGGCAGAAGGTTCGCGCCTAAAATGTTTTGGTCATATTAAATGGTATAACGGTTTGGAGATGGTTCATCCTGAATATCAAGTCGTTGATGAAGAAAGTCTCTTGCCCGTTGAGACCCATTTAACACCGGTTTACCACAGCACGGAGCAACTGCATCAACAAACGTGGCGAAAATTAATTCCACAAATTCTACAAACACTCACTGCTGACCCCATGCCAGAATATTTACCGCGTGCATTGTGCGACAGCTTAAAGTTACCCTCCATCAATGAAGCATTGCAATATGCGCATTCACCGCCACCTGATGCAGATGTCGATAGCTTAGAAGAAGGCACACATCCGACACAACAACGCCTCGCCATCGAAGAATTGGTCGCACATCAAATTGTGCTGCGACAATTACGCTTACAAAAACAAAAACAGAAAGCACCCGTGTTCAAAGCATCCGATACGAAAATCAGCCAGTTCATGCAACAATTACCTTTCACTTTAACAGGCGCACAACAACGTGTCGTACACAGCATTGTGTGTGACATCACGCAGGGTGTTCCCATGCAGCGTTTGGTGCAAGGAGATGTTGGTTCTGGTAAGACCGTTGTTGCGGCCATTGCCATGTTGCATGCCGTGATGAGTGGCTATCAATGTGCATTCATGGCGCCAACCGAAGTCCTTGCCAATCAACATGCGAAGAAATTAGGAGAGTGGTTCACGGCATTAGATATCCCCGTGACCTTGCTCACCAGTCAATTAAATGCAGAAGACAAACGCCAAGCCTTGGCTGCGATTGCTGATGGCTCTACGGCTGTCGCCATTGGCACACACGCCTTAATTCAAGAAGCAGTTGATTTCCATCGTCTCGGCTTAGTAATCATTGATGAGCAACATCGTTTTGGTGTACACCAGCGTTTATCTTTACAACAAAAAGGCGCGGATGGCGCACTATTACCGCATCAACTCATCATGACCGCAACGCCTATTCCTCGCACCTTAACGATGACAGCCTATGCCGATTTAGATGTGTCGATCATCGATGAACTACCCCCAGGCCGCACCCCCATTAATACTGCGGTTGTTAGTAATCAACGGCGTGATGAAATCATTGAAAAAATACAATCAATCTGTGACACTGGCCAGCAAGTCTATTGGGTCTGCCCGTTGATTGAAACATCAGAGCACCTGCAATGTGAAGCAGCTGAAGATACCCAGCAAGCTTTACAAAAATTATTACCCCATTTAAATATTGCCTTAATGCATGGGCGCATGAAATCCCGAGAAAAATCGGCTGTCATGGAAAATTTCAAAGACAAGAAAACACACGTATTAGTTGCAACAACCGTCATTGAAGTTGGCATTGATGTACCCAATGCAACGCTAATGATTATTGAAAATGCGGAACGTTTAGGCCTCGCACAACTGCATCAATTACGCGGGCGTGTCGGCCGTGGATCGCAAGCCAGTCATTGCGTGCTGTTATATCAATCGCCCCTGTCAAACATTGCGAAACAGCGTTTAGACATCATGCGCACAAACACCGATGGTTTTGTGATTGCGCAAGCAGATTTAGACATACGTGGTCCCGGTGAAATCCTCGGTACACGCCAAACCGGTGCCATGCAATTTAAAGTGGCGGATTTCATTCGCGACCAAGCCTTATTGCCCGATGTGCGTGCCGCGGCAGATACGCTGATTCGTGATTATCCCGAACAGGCACAAGCCTTAGTGGGTGCTTGGATTGCTGAGAAGGCGGCGTATCAACAAGTTTAG